A DNA window from Zingiber officinale cultivar Zhangliang chromosome 3A, Zo_v1.1, whole genome shotgun sequence contains the following coding sequences:
- the LOC122051496 gene encoding DEAD-box ATP-dependent RNA helicase 35-like, giving the protein MAISGKRIPERLDNSDDDDYEDYIPVHKRRAMEALKVLQRKSQSASSVAAQSDDPASDPRPPIAEAKPSLLVKASQLKRELPEVSPTEQLVQQEKEMIEHLSDRKTLMSVRELAKGITYTEPMPTGWRPPLAIRRLSAAQAEAIRRKWHILVDGDDVPAPISNFRDMRFPEPVLQKLKEKGILQPTPIQVQGLPVILSGRDMIGIAFTGSGKTLVFVLPLIMTALQEELMMPIVPSEGPFGLVVCPSRELARQTYEVVEQFLLPLKKHGYPELRPLLCIGGVDMRSQLEVIKKGVHIVVATPGRLKDLLAKKKMNLDNCSYLTLDEADRLVDLGFEEDIREVFDHFKSQRQTLLFSATMPTKIQNFAKNALVKPVIVNVGRAGAANLDVIQEVEYVKQEAKLVYLLECLQKTPPPVLVFCENKADVDDIHEYLLHKGVEAVAIHGGKDQEDREYAISSFKSGKKDVLVATDVASKGLDFPDIQHVINYDMPAEIENYVHRIGRTGRCGKTGIATTFINKNQTETTLLDLKHLLQEAKQRIPPVLAELNDPMEDGDVLTSASGVKGCAYCGGLGHRIRDCPKLEHQKSIAIAGSRRDYFGSGGYRGEM; this is encoded by the exons ATGGCGATCTCCGGAAAACGCATACCTGAACGCCTGGACAACTCTGATGATGATGACTATGAAGATTACATACCTGTCCACAAACGCCGGGCTATGGAAGCTTTGAAGGTTCTCCAGCGCAAGAGCCAATCCGCCTCCTCCGTCGCCGCCCAATCCGATGACCCTGCCTCCGATCCACGCCCCCCGATCGCCGAGGCTAAACCCAGCCTCCTCGTCAAGGCCTCCCAGCTCAAGCGTGAGCTCCCCGAGGTCAGCCCTACCGAGCAGCTCGTCCAGCAGGAGAAGGAGATGATCGAGCACCTCTCTGACCGGAAGACTCTTATGTCTGTCCGTGAACTCGCCAAGGGCATTACCTACACCGAGCCGATGCCCACTGGGTGGAGGCCTCCCCTTGCTATCCGACGGTTGTCTGCGGCTCAAGCCGAGGCCATCCGCCGCAAGTGGCATATCCTTGTTGACGGCGACGACGTGCCGGCCCCGATAAGTAACTTCCGCGATATGCGATTTCCGGAGCCTGTCCTCCAGAAGCTGAAGGAAAAGGGGATCCTCCAGCCCACCCCCATCCAGGTGCAGGGTCTTCCAGTAATCCTGTCGGGGCGAGACATGATTGGTATTGCCTTCACTGGTTCGGGTAAAACATTGGTCTTTGTGCTCCCTCTGATTATGACAGCGCTGCAAGAGGAGCTTATGATGCCAATAGTGCCCAGCGAGGGCCCATTTGGACTCGTGGTGTGCCCTTCGAGGGAGCTTGCTCGTCAAACTTATGAGGTCGTAGAGCAGTTCCTTCTTCCTCTGAAGAAGCATGGCTACCCAGAGCTGAGGCCGTTGTTATGTATTGGCGGTGTCGACATGAGGTCGCAACTTGAGGTGATCAAGAAAGGGGTGCATATTGTTGTCGCCACTCCAGGGAGGTTGAAAGATTTACTTGCTAAGAAAAAGATGAATCTCGATAACTGCAG TTACTTGACATTGGATGAGGCTGATAGACTTGTGGATTTGGGATTTGAGGAGGATATAAGGGAAGTATTCGATCATTTTAAATCACAAAGGCAAACCTTACTCTTTTCCGCCACCATGCCAACAAAGATACAAAACTTCGCAAAAAATGCTTTGGTGAAACCTGTAATAGTAAATGTTGGAAGAGCCGGAGCAGCAAACCTTGATGTCATTCAAGAGGTTGAATATGTGAAACAAGAAGCGAAACTCGTATATCTTCTTGAATGCCTCCAGAAGACACCACCACCGGTCTTGGTTTTTTGTGAGAATAAAGCTGATGTGGATGATATCCACGAGTATCTTCTTCATAAGGGTGTTGAAGCAGTTGCTATCCACGGCGGCAAGGATCAAGAAGACAGAGAATATGCAATATCATCTTTTAAATCTGGCAAGAAGGATGTTTTGGTGGCCACTGATGTTGCTTCCAAGGGGCTTGATTTTCCTGACATTCAACATGTAATAAACTACGACATGCCAGCTGAAATTGAAAATTACGTACATCGAATTGGACGAACGGGAAGGTGTGGAAAAACAGGCATTGCGACAACGTTCATAAACAAAAACCAAACAGAGACGACACTCCTCGACTTGAAGCACCTACTGCAAGAGGCGAAGCAAAGGATTCCGCCAGTATTGGCAGAACTTAATGATCCGATGGAAGACGGCGATGTTCTCACGAGTGCTAGTGGAGTCAAGGGTTGTGCATATTGCGGTGGCCTTGGCCATCGAATCCGTGATTGCCCTAAGCTGGAGCACCAGAAATCTATAGCCATTGCTGGTTCAAGAAGAGACTATTTTGGTTCTGGAGGCTATAGGGGCGAGATGTAA